From Atribacterota bacterium:
TGGGAAATGTGGTCACTGTCAGATCCACGATATTTACTGTTGTCAAGATGGCCCGGTTTTCTTTTATGAACGAATTAAAAGTCTCAAGGGGGCGATATGATGAAGGCACCAAAGGTTGCCTTTTTTGATTTCAGCTGTTGTGAAGGCTGTCAGCTGCAGGTGGCGAATCTCGGTGAACCACTCCTTGAGGTTTTGGACGCTATTGACCTGGTTGAGTTTCGAGAGACGATGAGTGAACGATGGGACGGGGTTTATGACCTTGCCATCGTGGAAGGAAGTATCACCACGCCGCACGATGTGGAACGGTTGAAGAAGATTCGCCAGCGTTCCAAAATGCTGATGGCTTATGGGTCATGTGCTACCATTGGTGGCGTGAACGGGATGAAGAACGCCTTTGATCTGGAAGAAATCAAACATTACGTGTACGGTGAAGGCGCCAAGTTTTTTGAAACAATTCCCACCAAACCAGTACACGAAGTTGTTCCAGTCGACTACTTTGTCCATGGATGCCCTGTGTACCCAAAAGAGTTTCTCGAGGTTCTCAAATGTGCTCTTGCAGGCATCCCTTATCAAGTGCCCGATGTGGCTGTGTGTGTGGAGTGCAAATTCAATGAGAATGTCTGTTTCTATGAACGAGGAATAACCTGTCTTGGTCCCATTACCCGAGCGGGATGTAATTCCTGGTGTGTTAACAACGGCAATATCTGCTATGGATGCCGGGGAATGGTATCCAATCCCAACGAAAAGGGATTTCTCGAGGTTCTCAAACAGTACGGCGTGAGCCTTGAGTTTCTAGTGCGGAGGATGGATATGTATAACGCTTGTCGGATGCTGAAAGGTGCAGGAGGAGTCTATGAAAAAGAACGTGCGCATTGACGTGGAGTATTTGACCCGGGTTGAAGGTCATGGAAACATCGTGATCGATGTGCGTGATGGGACGCTGCGGGAGTCTCGCCTAGAAATCATCGAATCCCCACGATTTTTTGAAGGGATGCTCCGTGGAAGGTCTATTTTCGAAGCTCAGCATATCACTTCCCGCATCTGCGGTATTTGTGCGTGTGCTCATTCTCTTTCTTCCATTCAGGCTGCCGAAGAGGCCATAGGGTTTACTCCGAGTGAACAGACGGTTGCTCTGCGTAAACTCCTTCTGGACTTAGAAATCCTTGATAGTCATGTCTTGCACATTTACTTTCTCGCTGCTCCAGATCTTCTTGGGGTGAAGAGTTTTGTTCCCCTCGTTGATTCTCATAACACCGTGGTCAGGAGAGCGCTGCGAATGAAGAAAACCTGTAACGATTTCTGTGATATTCTCGTTGGACGGCACGTACACCCCATAAGCTCTGTGGTAGGTGGGTTCACCAAACTCCCTCGCCCGCAGGACCTGGAAACC
This genomic window contains:
- a CDS encoding cytochrome B; the protein is MMKAPKVAFFDFSCCEGCQLQVANLGEPLLEVLDAIDLVEFRETMSERWDGVYDLAIVEGSITTPHDVERLKKIRQRSKMLMAYGSCATIGGVNGMKNAFDLEEIKHYVYGEGAKFFETIPTKPVHEVVPVDYFVHGCPVYPKEFLEVLKCALAGIPYQVPDVAVCVECKFNENVCFYERGITCLGPITRAGCNSWCVNNGNICYGCRGMVSNPNEKGFLEVLKQYGVSLEFLVRRMDMYNACRMLKGAGGVYEKERAH